The Georgenia sp. TF02-10 genome window below encodes:
- the hemQ gene encoding hydrogen peroxide-dependent heme synthase — protein MTQPSPARIGAGADTESINATIDYTMWSVFATAAPLPSDDAERAALVAAAEEAVAGAGVVLRGWYDVAGLRADADLMVWWHAPAVEQVQDAYHRLMASDLGAHLAPVWSVVGLHRPAEFNRRHVPAYLAGEEPGAYLCVYPFVRSYEWYLLPEDERRDLLREHGMAARDYPDVRANTVSAFALGDYEWILAFEAGELHRIVDVMRELRGVGARRHVREEVPFYTGPRVPLAEWVARQPRG, from the coding sequence ATGACCCAGCCCAGCCCGGCCCGCATCGGCGCCGGCGCCGACACCGAGAGCATCAACGCCACCATCGACTACACCATGTGGTCGGTGTTCGCGACCGCCGCCCCGCTGCCGTCCGACGACGCCGAGCGGGCCGCCCTGGTGGCCGCCGCCGAGGAGGCCGTGGCCGGCGCGGGGGTGGTGCTGCGCGGCTGGTACGACGTCGCGGGCCTGCGCGCCGACGCCGACCTCATGGTGTGGTGGCACGCGCCCGCGGTGGAGCAGGTGCAGGACGCCTACCACCGCCTGATGGCCTCCGACCTCGGGGCCCACCTGGCGCCGGTGTGGTCGGTCGTTGGGCTGCACCGGCCCGCCGAGTTCAACCGCCGGCACGTGCCGGCCTACCTGGCCGGGGAGGAGCCGGGCGCCTACCTGTGCGTCTACCCCTTCGTGCGCTCCTACGAGTGGTACCTGCTGCCCGAGGACGAGCGCCGGGACCTGCTCCGGGAGCACGGGATGGCCGCCCGGGACTACCCGGACGTGCGCGCCAACACCGTCTCCGCCTTCGCCCTGGGCGACTACGAGTGGATCCTCGCCTTCGAGGCCGGCGAGCTGCACCGGATCGTGGACGTCATGCGCGAGCTCCGGGGCGTGGGCGCCCGCCGGCACGTGCGCGAGGAGGTGCCGTTCTACACCGGCCCACGGGTGCCGCTGGCGGAGTGGGTGGCGAGGCAGCCGCGCGGGTAG